The Gaiella occulta genome has a window encoding:
- the rpmF gene encoding 50S ribosomal protein L32, giving the protein MAVPKRKTSKARRDKRRAQHGIDGPKVNVCPACGAPTRPHHVCPTCKTYKGREIQPLTTPAP; this is encoded by the coding sequence ATGGCCGTCCCGAAGCGAAAGACCTCCAAGGCTCGTCGCGACAAGCGCCGCGCCCAGCACGGCATCGACGGGCCGAAGGTGAACGTGTGCCCAGCGTGCGGCGCTCCGACGCGCCCGCACCACGTCTGCCCCACCTGCAAGACGTACAAGGGCCGCGAGATCCAGCCGCTGACGACGCCCGCCCCGTAA
- a CDS encoding NUDIX hydrolase — translation MAELAPRARVVIVERDRVALIRRVRDGHTYYLFPGGGVEAGETPEAAARREALEELGVEVELGPIVHEESFGGTHFLYYDAWIVGGAFGTGSWPDHAVLSARERERSGTHEPVWVPLADLRGRDVRPPALAALLSPR, via the coding sequence ATGGCTGAGCTCGCCCCGCGGGCGCGCGTCGTCATCGTCGAGCGCGACCGGGTCGCCCTGATCCGGCGCGTGCGCGACGGGCACACGTACTACCTCTTCCCGGGCGGCGGCGTCGAGGCGGGCGAGACGCCGGAAGCGGCGGCACGGCGTGAGGCCCTCGAAGAGCTCGGCGTCGAGGTTGAGCTCGGGCCGATCGTGCACGAGGAGTCCTTCGGCGGCACGCACTTCCTCTACTACGACGCATGGATCGTGGGAGGGGCGTTCGGCACGGGTAGCTGGCCCGACCATGCCGTCCTCAGCGCGCGCGAGCGGGAGCGCAGCGGGACGCACGAGCCCGTCTGGGTGCCGCTCGCCGACCTGCGCGGGCGCGACGTGCGCCCGCCCGCGCTCGCGGCCCTCCTGTCGCCCCGGTAG